From a region of the Triticum aestivum cultivar Chinese Spring chromosome 7D, IWGSC CS RefSeq v2.1, whole genome shotgun sequence genome:
- the LOC123170255 gene encoding uncharacterized protein isoform X1 yields MALLDWIELSDDEEVTVKERLPPEKVKEEFPSTEVKEEFPPTIVKEELDTHVHGTAQLEVEIVDLTTEEADVEEDRNAHGKGDAAQGATTSHRQQFVAPHGQGGAPQTVVPRQEFLAAANGVEEFLVIGDVAQEAMQSGNQDFAAAVDCAEEATHSENADEAGPSLFTEQGAAAGDCGEEAMQPGNQDFAAAVDCAEEAMQSENAAEAGPSSFTEQGVAAGDCSEEALQPGNQDFSAAVDYAVEAMKSENAAEAGPSSLTEQGVVAGYCSEEAMQCGNQDFVAAVDYAEEAMQFENAAEAGPLSSTGQGVVAGDCSEEAMQSGKQDFVTAVDCVEEAKQSGNAVEGAPSSFTEGVAAGDFAEEAMQYNHEDKAAECSSMTRQAASSSLSMTEQGATTSSLRTAQQSHKRDALIDSPPIATVAPFPRQFWKAGGYKVASRASINNGQNCLRINPKFLHSNATSHKWVFGAIAELLDNAVDEVQNGATYVKIDKMKYSPVGEYSLMIQDDGGGMSPEYLRHCLSFGFSNKCTNSSIGQYGNGFKTSTMRLGADAIIFSCRKANSRLTRSVGLLSYTFLKGTGCDDILVPVVDYEFDPSSRNFKRIMDRGEKHFSSNLSTLLRWSQFSTEDDLLNQFEDMGCHGTKIVVFNLWLNDVDEMELDFTTDDEDIMMSGAPKIPEERAKVKRLNHMHIANRFRYSLRVYASILYLRLPQHFKVILCGRTVEPHHIIKDLIYRECIKYQPQVGTSVQVDVITSIGFLKGAPHLDIYGFNVYHRNRLILPFWAAGSERGRGRGIAGVLEANFIRPTHDKQDFEKTELFQRLETRLKDMTMEYWRHHAHLIGYQPVTKSLPPAYYTSIAATNDSSVAQATATTYARNSRAKASGVLNSCFNGGNSLNPLHVGALRDQMDYGACSLARRNMRTSLYMPSTPQQTEPCKRRNSGSMIEMRAQKRHNTNGVNVVEIGEERSSLLLCQNMMLKAECSELEAAGQTLRSKIIIRLVAQDSGPLFLQTDKFRVCSANSIYYYISTHMVDVYSDLLELYEEHLHVSFDA; encoded by the exons ATGGCATTGTTGGACTGGATTGAGTTGTCTGATGACGAGGAGGTGACAGTCAAAGAAAGACTTCCTCCAGAAAAAGTCAAAGAAGAATTTCCTTCAACAGAAGTCAAAGAAGAATTTCCTCCCACAATAGTGAAAGAAGAACTGGATACTCATGTACATGGGACAGCTCAGTTGGAAGTAGAAATTGTTGATTTAACCACAGAAGAAGCTGACGTTGAAGAGGATAGGAATGCTCACGGGAAAGGGGATGCTGCTCAGGGGGCAACGACATCACATAGACAACAGTTTGTTGCACCTCATGGACAAGGCGGGGCACCTCAGACAGTGGTACCAAGACAAGAGTTTCTTGCTGCTGCTAATGGTGTGGAAGAGTTTCTTGTAATAGGTGATGTTGCACAAGAGGCTATGCAGTCTGGAAATCAGGATTTTGCTGCAGCAGTTGATTGCGCAGAAGAGGCCACACATTCTGAAAATGCAGATGAAGCTGGCCCATCATTGTTTACAGAACAAGGTGCCGCGGCAGGTGATTGCGGTGAAGAGGCTATGCAGCCTGGAAATCAGGATTTTGCTGCAGCAGTTGATTGTGCAGAAGAGGCCATGCAGTCTGAAAATGCAGCTGAAGCTGGCCCATCGTCGTTTACAGAGCAAGGTGTTGCAGCAGGCGATTGCAGTGAAGAAGCTTTGCAGCCTGGAAATCAGGATTTTTCTGCAGCAGTTGATTACGCAGTAGAGGCCATGAAGTCTGAAAATGCAGCTGAAGCTGGCCCATCATCGTTAACAGAACAAGGTGTTGTGGCAGGTTATTGCAGTGAAGAAGCTATGCAGTGTGGAAATCAGGATTTTGTTGCAGCAGTTGATTACGCAGAAGAGGCCATGCAGTTCGAGAATGCAGCTGAAGCTGGCCCATTATCGTCTACTGGACAAGGTGTCGTAGCAGGCGATTGCAGTGAAGAGGCTATGCAGTCTGGAAAGCAGGATTTTGTCACAGCAGTTGATTGCGTAGAAGAGGCTAAGCAGTCTGGAAATGCAGTCGAAGGTGCCCCATCATCGTTTACAGAAGGTGTAGCAGCAGGTGATTTTGCTGAAGAGGCTATGCAGTATAACCATGAAGACAAAGCTGCTGAATGCTCGTCAATGACACGACAAGCTGCTTCATCATCCTTGTCAATGACAGAACAAGGTGCTACTACATCCTCACTAAGGACAGCGCAACAGAGTCACAAGAGAGATGCATTGATAGATTCCCCTCCCATCGCAACTGTGGCGCCTTTTCCCCGGCAATTCTGGAAGGCTGGGGGGTACAAGGTTGCTTCCCGAGCTTCCATCAACA ATGGCCAGAACTGCTTAAGGATTAATCCCAAGTTTCTTCACTCGAATGCTACGTCACACAAGTGGGTATTTGGTG CTATTGCAGAACTGCTCGACAACGCTGTTGATGAG GTGCAGAACGGGGCAACCTATGTGAAAATAGATAAAATGAAATATTCTCCTGTTGGAGAGTATTCGTTAATGATACAAG ATGATGGAGGCGGTATGAGTCCTGAGTATCTTCGACATTGTTTGAGCTTTGGATTCTCCAATAAATGCACGAATTCATCAATTGGACAAT ATGGAAATGGCTTCAAAACCAGCACAATGAGGCTTGGGGCAGATGCTATCATATTCAGCTGCAGAAAAGCTAATAG CAGATTGACACGAAGTGTTGGGCTGCTCTCTTACACATTCCTCAAAGGAACCGGCTGCGATGACATATTAGTGCCAGTG GTTGACTATGAATTTGATCCTTCATCCCGCAATTTCAAGAGGATAATGGACCGTGGTGAAAAACATTTTTCTTCCAATTTGTCCACTCTTCTGAGGTGGTCTCAATTTTCTACAGAAGATGATTTATTGAATCAA TTTGAGGACATGGGATGCCATGGCACAAAAATTGTTGTATTCAACTTGTGGCTCAATGATGTGGATGAAATGGAGCTTGACTTTACAACTGATGACGAG GATATTATGATGTCAGGAGCGCCTAAGATACCAGAAGAACGCGCGAAAGTGAAAAGGTTGAATCATATGCATATTGCAAATCGCTTTCGATATTCACTTCGT GTTTATGCATCTATACTATACCTTCGTCTACCACAACACTTTAAAGTCATCTTGTGTGGACGAACTGTTGAACCTCATCATATTATAAAGGACCTCATATACCGTGAATGTATCAAATATCAACCACAAGTTGGAACAAGCGTACAG GTTGATGTCATTACTTCAATTGGCTTCTTAAAAGGTGCTCCACACCTGGATATCTATGGATTTAATGTCTACCATAGGAACCGTCTTATTCTG CCATTTTGGGCTGCAGGCTCTGAGAGAGGTCGAGGCAGAGGCATTGCTG GGGTTTTGGAGGCGAACTTTATACGACCTACACATGATAAGCAAGATTTTGAGAAGACGGAACTTTTTCAGAGACTTGAGACGAGATTAAAAGACATGACAATGGAGTATTG GAGGCACCATGCACATTTGATTGGCTACCAGCCAGTCACAAAATCTCTTCCTCCAGCATATTATACATCTATTGCTGCTACCAATGACAGCTCAGTAGCCCAAGCTACAGCAACAACTTATGCCAGGAACTCAAGAGCCAAGGCATCTGGAGTGTTGAACTCCTGTTTCAATGGAGGTAACTCATTAAATCCTTTGCATGTTGGTGCCTTGAGGGATCAAATGGACTATGGTGCATGTTCTTTAGCAAGGAGAAATATGAGGACTTCATTATATATGCCAAGCACACCCCAGCAAACTG AACCGTGCAAAAGAAGAAACTCTGGCTCGATGATTGAAATGAGGGCCCAAAAAAGGCACAACACAAATGGCGTCAATGTTGTTGAG ATAGGAGAGGAAAGGAGCAGTCTCTTACTTTGTCAGAACATGATGCTAAAGGCCGA GTGTTCCGAGCTCGAGGCGGCCGGGCAGACTCTCCGAAGCAAG ATTATTATACGCCTTGTTGCACAAGATTCTGGCCCTTTGTTTCTTCAGACGGATAAGTTCAGGGTCTGCTCCGCAAATTCTATCTACTACTATATCTCAACACACATGGTAGATGTGTATTCAGATCTCCTTGAGTTGTATGAAGAGCACCTACATGTTTCTTTCGACGCATAA
- the LOC123170255 gene encoding uncharacterized protein isoform X2, with protein MALLDWIELSDDEEVTVKERLPPEKVKEEFPSTEVKEEFPPTIVKEELDTHVHGTAQLEVEIVDLTTEEADVEEDRNAHGKGDAAQGATTSHRQQFVAPHGQGGAPQTVVPRQEFLAAANGVEEFLVIGDVAQEAMQSGNQDFAAAVDCAEEATHSENADEAGPSLFTEQGAAAGDCGEEAMQPGNQDFAAAVDCAEEAMQSENAAEAGPSSFTEQGVAAGDCSEEALQPGNQDFSAAVDYAVEAMKSENAAEAGPSSLTEQGVVAGYCSEEAMQCGNQDFVAAVDYAEEAMQFENAAEAGPLSSTGQGVVAGDCSEEAMQSGKQDFVTAVDCVEEAKQSGNAVEGAPSSFTEGVAAGDFAEEAMQYNHEDKAAECSSMTRQAASSSLSMTEQGATTSSLRTAQQSHKRDALIDSPPIATVAPFPRQFWKAGGYKVASRASINNGQNCLRINPKFLHSNATSHKWVFGAIAELLDNAVDEVQNGATYVKIDKMKYSPVGEYSLMIQDDGGGMSPEYLRHCLSFGFSNKCTNSSIGQYGNGFKTSTMRLGADAIIFSCRKANRLTRSVGLLSYTFLKGTGCDDILVPVVDYEFDPSSRNFKRIMDRGEKHFSSNLSTLLRWSQFSTEDDLLNQFEDMGCHGTKIVVFNLWLNDVDEMELDFTTDDEDIMMSGAPKIPEERAKVKRLNHMHIANRFRYSLRVYASILYLRLPQHFKVILCGRTVEPHHIIKDLIYRECIKYQPQVGTSVQVDVITSIGFLKGAPHLDIYGFNVYHRNRLILPFWAAGSERGRGRGIAGVLEANFIRPTHDKQDFEKTELFQRLETRLKDMTMEYWRHHAHLIGYQPVTKSLPPAYYTSIAATNDSSVAQATATTYARNSRAKASGVLNSCFNGGNSLNPLHVGALRDQMDYGACSLARRNMRTSLYMPSTPQQTEPCKRRNSGSMIEMRAQKRHNTNGVNVVEIGEERSSLLLCQNMMLKAECSELEAAGQTLRSKIIIRLVAQDSGPLFLQTDKFRVCSANSIYYYISTHMVDVYSDLLELYEEHLHVSFDA; from the exons ATGGCATTGTTGGACTGGATTGAGTTGTCTGATGACGAGGAGGTGACAGTCAAAGAAAGACTTCCTCCAGAAAAAGTCAAAGAAGAATTTCCTTCAACAGAAGTCAAAGAAGAATTTCCTCCCACAATAGTGAAAGAAGAACTGGATACTCATGTACATGGGACAGCTCAGTTGGAAGTAGAAATTGTTGATTTAACCACAGAAGAAGCTGACGTTGAAGAGGATAGGAATGCTCACGGGAAAGGGGATGCTGCTCAGGGGGCAACGACATCACATAGACAACAGTTTGTTGCACCTCATGGACAAGGCGGGGCACCTCAGACAGTGGTACCAAGACAAGAGTTTCTTGCTGCTGCTAATGGTGTGGAAGAGTTTCTTGTAATAGGTGATGTTGCACAAGAGGCTATGCAGTCTGGAAATCAGGATTTTGCTGCAGCAGTTGATTGCGCAGAAGAGGCCACACATTCTGAAAATGCAGATGAAGCTGGCCCATCATTGTTTACAGAACAAGGTGCCGCGGCAGGTGATTGCGGTGAAGAGGCTATGCAGCCTGGAAATCAGGATTTTGCTGCAGCAGTTGATTGTGCAGAAGAGGCCATGCAGTCTGAAAATGCAGCTGAAGCTGGCCCATCGTCGTTTACAGAGCAAGGTGTTGCAGCAGGCGATTGCAGTGAAGAAGCTTTGCAGCCTGGAAATCAGGATTTTTCTGCAGCAGTTGATTACGCAGTAGAGGCCATGAAGTCTGAAAATGCAGCTGAAGCTGGCCCATCATCGTTAACAGAACAAGGTGTTGTGGCAGGTTATTGCAGTGAAGAAGCTATGCAGTGTGGAAATCAGGATTTTGTTGCAGCAGTTGATTACGCAGAAGAGGCCATGCAGTTCGAGAATGCAGCTGAAGCTGGCCCATTATCGTCTACTGGACAAGGTGTCGTAGCAGGCGATTGCAGTGAAGAGGCTATGCAGTCTGGAAAGCAGGATTTTGTCACAGCAGTTGATTGCGTAGAAGAGGCTAAGCAGTCTGGAAATGCAGTCGAAGGTGCCCCATCATCGTTTACAGAAGGTGTAGCAGCAGGTGATTTTGCTGAAGAGGCTATGCAGTATAACCATGAAGACAAAGCTGCTGAATGCTCGTCAATGACACGACAAGCTGCTTCATCATCCTTGTCAATGACAGAACAAGGTGCTACTACATCCTCACTAAGGACAGCGCAACAGAGTCACAAGAGAGATGCATTGATAGATTCCCCTCCCATCGCAACTGTGGCGCCTTTTCCCCGGCAATTCTGGAAGGCTGGGGGGTACAAGGTTGCTTCCCGAGCTTCCATCAACA ATGGCCAGAACTGCTTAAGGATTAATCCCAAGTTTCTTCACTCGAATGCTACGTCACACAAGTGGGTATTTGGTG CTATTGCAGAACTGCTCGACAACGCTGTTGATGAG GTGCAGAACGGGGCAACCTATGTGAAAATAGATAAAATGAAATATTCTCCTGTTGGAGAGTATTCGTTAATGATACAAG ATGATGGAGGCGGTATGAGTCCTGAGTATCTTCGACATTGTTTGAGCTTTGGATTCTCCAATAAATGCACGAATTCATCAATTGGACAAT ATGGAAATGGCTTCAAAACCAGCACAATGAGGCTTGGGGCAGATGCTATCATATTCAGCTGCAGAAAAGCTAATAG ATTGACACGAAGTGTTGGGCTGCTCTCTTACACATTCCTCAAAGGAACCGGCTGCGATGACATATTAGTGCCAGTG GTTGACTATGAATTTGATCCTTCATCCCGCAATTTCAAGAGGATAATGGACCGTGGTGAAAAACATTTTTCTTCCAATTTGTCCACTCTTCTGAGGTGGTCTCAATTTTCTACAGAAGATGATTTATTGAATCAA TTTGAGGACATGGGATGCCATGGCACAAAAATTGTTGTATTCAACTTGTGGCTCAATGATGTGGATGAAATGGAGCTTGACTTTACAACTGATGACGAG GATATTATGATGTCAGGAGCGCCTAAGATACCAGAAGAACGCGCGAAAGTGAAAAGGTTGAATCATATGCATATTGCAAATCGCTTTCGATATTCACTTCGT GTTTATGCATCTATACTATACCTTCGTCTACCACAACACTTTAAAGTCATCTTGTGTGGACGAACTGTTGAACCTCATCATATTATAAAGGACCTCATATACCGTGAATGTATCAAATATCAACCACAAGTTGGAACAAGCGTACAG GTTGATGTCATTACTTCAATTGGCTTCTTAAAAGGTGCTCCACACCTGGATATCTATGGATTTAATGTCTACCATAGGAACCGTCTTATTCTG CCATTTTGGGCTGCAGGCTCTGAGAGAGGTCGAGGCAGAGGCATTGCTG GGGTTTTGGAGGCGAACTTTATACGACCTACACATGATAAGCAAGATTTTGAGAAGACGGAACTTTTTCAGAGACTTGAGACGAGATTAAAAGACATGACAATGGAGTATTG GAGGCACCATGCACATTTGATTGGCTACCAGCCAGTCACAAAATCTCTTCCTCCAGCATATTATACATCTATTGCTGCTACCAATGACAGCTCAGTAGCCCAAGCTACAGCAACAACTTATGCCAGGAACTCAAGAGCCAAGGCATCTGGAGTGTTGAACTCCTGTTTCAATGGAGGTAACTCATTAAATCCTTTGCATGTTGGTGCCTTGAGGGATCAAATGGACTATGGTGCATGTTCTTTAGCAAGGAGAAATATGAGGACTTCATTATATATGCCAAGCACACCCCAGCAAACTG AACCGTGCAAAAGAAGAAACTCTGGCTCGATGATTGAAATGAGGGCCCAAAAAAGGCACAACACAAATGGCGTCAATGTTGTTGAG ATAGGAGAGGAAAGGAGCAGTCTCTTACTTTGTCAGAACATGATGCTAAAGGCCGA GTGTTCCGAGCTCGAGGCGGCCGGGCAGACTCTCCGAAGCAAG ATTATTATACGCCTTGTTGCACAAGATTCTGGCCCTTTGTTTCTTCAGACGGATAAGTTCAGGGTCTGCTCCGCAAATTCTATCTACTACTATATCTCAACACACATGGTAGATGTGTATTCAGATCTCCTTGAGTTGTATGAAGAGCACCTACATGTTTCTTTCGACGCATAA
- the LOC123170255 gene encoding uncharacterized protein isoform X3, protein MALLDWIELSDDEEVTVKERLPPEKVKEEFPSTEVKEEFPPTIVKEELDTHVHGTAQLEVEIVDLTTEEADVEEDRNAHGKGDAAQGATTSHRQQFVAPHGQGGAPQTVVPRQEFLAAANGVEEFLVIGDVAQEAMQSGNQDFAAAVDCAEEATHSENADEAGPSLFTEQGAAAGDCGEEAMQPGNQDFAAAVDCAEEAMQSENAAEAGPSSFTEQGVAAGDCSEEALQPGNQDFSAAVDYAVEAMKSENAAEAGPSSLTEQGVVAGYCSEEAMQCGNQDFVAAVDYAEEAMQFENAAEAGPLSSTGQGVVAGDCSEEAMQSGKQDFVTAVDCVEEAKQSGNAVEGAPSSFTEGVAAGDFAEEAMQYNHEDKAAECSSMTRQAASSSLSMTEQGATTSSLRTAQQSHKRDALIDSPPIATVAPFPRQFWKAGGYKVASRASINNGQNCLRINPKFLHSNATSHKWVFGAIAELLDNAVDENGATYVKIDKMKYSPVGEYSLMIQDDGGGMSPEYLRHCLSFGFSNKCTNSSIGQYGNGFKTSTMRLGADAIIFSCRKANSRLTRSVGLLSYTFLKGTGCDDILVPVVDYEFDPSSRNFKRIMDRGEKHFSSNLSTLLRWSQFSTEDDLLNQFEDMGCHGTKIVVFNLWLNDVDEMELDFTTDDEDIMMSGAPKIPEERAKVKRLNHMHIANRFRYSLRVYASILYLRLPQHFKVILCGRTVEPHHIIKDLIYRECIKYQPQVGTSVQVDVITSIGFLKGAPHLDIYGFNVYHRNRLILPFWAAGSERGRGRGIAGVLEANFIRPTHDKQDFEKTELFQRLETRLKDMTMEYWRHHAHLIGYQPVTKSLPPAYYTSIAATNDSSVAQATATTYARNSRAKASGVLNSCFNGGNSLNPLHVGALRDQMDYGACSLARRNMRTSLYMPSTPQQTEPCKRRNSGSMIEMRAQKRHNTNGVNVVEIGEERSSLLLCQNMMLKAECSELEAAGQTLRSKIIIRLVAQDSGPLFLQTDKFRVCSANSIYYYISTHMVDVYSDLLELYEEHLHVSFDA, encoded by the exons ATGGCATTGTTGGACTGGATTGAGTTGTCTGATGACGAGGAGGTGACAGTCAAAGAAAGACTTCCTCCAGAAAAAGTCAAAGAAGAATTTCCTTCAACAGAAGTCAAAGAAGAATTTCCTCCCACAATAGTGAAAGAAGAACTGGATACTCATGTACATGGGACAGCTCAGTTGGAAGTAGAAATTGTTGATTTAACCACAGAAGAAGCTGACGTTGAAGAGGATAGGAATGCTCACGGGAAAGGGGATGCTGCTCAGGGGGCAACGACATCACATAGACAACAGTTTGTTGCACCTCATGGACAAGGCGGGGCACCTCAGACAGTGGTACCAAGACAAGAGTTTCTTGCTGCTGCTAATGGTGTGGAAGAGTTTCTTGTAATAGGTGATGTTGCACAAGAGGCTATGCAGTCTGGAAATCAGGATTTTGCTGCAGCAGTTGATTGCGCAGAAGAGGCCACACATTCTGAAAATGCAGATGAAGCTGGCCCATCATTGTTTACAGAACAAGGTGCCGCGGCAGGTGATTGCGGTGAAGAGGCTATGCAGCCTGGAAATCAGGATTTTGCTGCAGCAGTTGATTGTGCAGAAGAGGCCATGCAGTCTGAAAATGCAGCTGAAGCTGGCCCATCGTCGTTTACAGAGCAAGGTGTTGCAGCAGGCGATTGCAGTGAAGAAGCTTTGCAGCCTGGAAATCAGGATTTTTCTGCAGCAGTTGATTACGCAGTAGAGGCCATGAAGTCTGAAAATGCAGCTGAAGCTGGCCCATCATCGTTAACAGAACAAGGTGTTGTGGCAGGTTATTGCAGTGAAGAAGCTATGCAGTGTGGAAATCAGGATTTTGTTGCAGCAGTTGATTACGCAGAAGAGGCCATGCAGTTCGAGAATGCAGCTGAAGCTGGCCCATTATCGTCTACTGGACAAGGTGTCGTAGCAGGCGATTGCAGTGAAGAGGCTATGCAGTCTGGAAAGCAGGATTTTGTCACAGCAGTTGATTGCGTAGAAGAGGCTAAGCAGTCTGGAAATGCAGTCGAAGGTGCCCCATCATCGTTTACAGAAGGTGTAGCAGCAGGTGATTTTGCTGAAGAGGCTATGCAGTATAACCATGAAGACAAAGCTGCTGAATGCTCGTCAATGACACGACAAGCTGCTTCATCATCCTTGTCAATGACAGAACAAGGTGCTACTACATCCTCACTAAGGACAGCGCAACAGAGTCACAAGAGAGATGCATTGATAGATTCCCCTCCCATCGCAACTGTGGCGCCTTTTCCCCGGCAATTCTGGAAGGCTGGGGGGTACAAGGTTGCTTCCCGAGCTTCCATCAACA ATGGCCAGAACTGCTTAAGGATTAATCCCAAGTTTCTTCACTCGAATGCTACGTCACACAAGTGGGTATTTGGTG CTATTGCAGAACTGCTCGACAACGCTGTTGATGAG AACGGGGCAACCTATGTGAAAATAGATAAAATGAAATATTCTCCTGTTGGAGAGTATTCGTTAATGATACAAG ATGATGGAGGCGGTATGAGTCCTGAGTATCTTCGACATTGTTTGAGCTTTGGATTCTCCAATAAATGCACGAATTCATCAATTGGACAAT ATGGAAATGGCTTCAAAACCAGCACAATGAGGCTTGGGGCAGATGCTATCATATTCAGCTGCAGAAAAGCTAATAG CAGATTGACACGAAGTGTTGGGCTGCTCTCTTACACATTCCTCAAAGGAACCGGCTGCGATGACATATTAGTGCCAGTG GTTGACTATGAATTTGATCCTTCATCCCGCAATTTCAAGAGGATAATGGACCGTGGTGAAAAACATTTTTCTTCCAATTTGTCCACTCTTCTGAGGTGGTCTCAATTTTCTACAGAAGATGATTTATTGAATCAA TTTGAGGACATGGGATGCCATGGCACAAAAATTGTTGTATTCAACTTGTGGCTCAATGATGTGGATGAAATGGAGCTTGACTTTACAACTGATGACGAG GATATTATGATGTCAGGAGCGCCTAAGATACCAGAAGAACGCGCGAAAGTGAAAAGGTTGAATCATATGCATATTGCAAATCGCTTTCGATATTCACTTCGT GTTTATGCATCTATACTATACCTTCGTCTACCACAACACTTTAAAGTCATCTTGTGTGGACGAACTGTTGAACCTCATCATATTATAAAGGACCTCATATACCGTGAATGTATCAAATATCAACCACAAGTTGGAACAAGCGTACAG GTTGATGTCATTACTTCAATTGGCTTCTTAAAAGGTGCTCCACACCTGGATATCTATGGATTTAATGTCTACCATAGGAACCGTCTTATTCTG CCATTTTGGGCTGCAGGCTCTGAGAGAGGTCGAGGCAGAGGCATTGCTG GGGTTTTGGAGGCGAACTTTATACGACCTACACATGATAAGCAAGATTTTGAGAAGACGGAACTTTTTCAGAGACTTGAGACGAGATTAAAAGACATGACAATGGAGTATTG GAGGCACCATGCACATTTGATTGGCTACCAGCCAGTCACAAAATCTCTTCCTCCAGCATATTATACATCTATTGCTGCTACCAATGACAGCTCAGTAGCCCAAGCTACAGCAACAACTTATGCCAGGAACTCAAGAGCCAAGGCATCTGGAGTGTTGAACTCCTGTTTCAATGGAGGTAACTCATTAAATCCTTTGCATGTTGGTGCCTTGAGGGATCAAATGGACTATGGTGCATGTTCTTTAGCAAGGAGAAATATGAGGACTTCATTATATATGCCAAGCACACCCCAGCAAACTG AACCGTGCAAAAGAAGAAACTCTGGCTCGATGATTGAAATGAGGGCCCAAAAAAGGCACAACACAAATGGCGTCAATGTTGTTGAG ATAGGAGAGGAAAGGAGCAGTCTCTTACTTTGTCAGAACATGATGCTAAAGGCCGA GTGTTCCGAGCTCGAGGCGGCCGGGCAGACTCTCCGAAGCAAG ATTATTATACGCCTTGTTGCACAAGATTCTGGCCCTTTGTTTCTTCAGACGGATAAGTTCAGGGTCTGCTCCGCAAATTCTATCTACTACTATATCTCAACACACATGGTAGATGTGTATTCAGATCTCCTTGAGTTGTATGAAGAGCACCTACATGTTTCTTTCGACGCATAA